The Pseudomonas sp. DG56-2 genome contains a region encoding:
- a CDS encoding DUF1835 domain-containing protein, with protein MPARLSSPSHDGRINLEQQRKRAKELLQRLRTGTAPEHLAQLGSRSSAPRLADAQWLIARDLGFSSWPKLKAHIDAIDFAARNPQFIADDEARTQHWRCGNDIQHSLNLAGFTGSFHMFTDPLCMGPVRDLPLEQYQAMRIDYISKAYALERTFVQRKMLDEYGQLPLLEDCPRAVLWCEADAYDQLFLIRLLASLERMPQRLELIQIDHMPGVQRFIGIGQLAPDVLAWLWPQRQPVTQPMLQLARQAWVAYCAPSPETWAQLAHRRDLCLPLLAPALLRQLQELPGLHDGLSLTERLSLQFISEQGEVAFARVFAELMGKREPLPYLGDMMFHAMLRPLIDSPTPLISETQTDLEWTRRTLRLTALGERVLAGDANWLQQQAPERWVGGVRLLAGQGHWALDKELWPVWRP; from the coding sequence ATGCCTGCTCGACTGTCTTCACCGTCCCACGATGGACGCATCAATCTTGAACAACAGCGCAAGCGCGCCAAAGAACTGCTCCAACGCCTGCGTACAGGCACGGCGCCTGAGCATCTGGCGCAACTGGGTTCACGTTCATCGGCACCCCGCCTGGCCGATGCACAGTGGTTGATTGCCCGTGACCTGGGGTTCAGCAGTTGGCCCAAGCTCAAGGCCCACATCGACGCCATCGATTTCGCCGCACGCAACCCACAGTTCATCGCCGATGATGAGGCCCGCACACAGCACTGGCGCTGCGGCAACGACATCCAGCACAGCTTGAATCTGGCTGGTTTTACCGGCTCGTTTCACATGTTCACCGACCCTTTGTGCATGGGCCCGGTTCGCGATCTGCCCCTTGAGCAATACCAGGCCATGCGCATTGACTACATCAGCAAGGCCTACGCCCTCGAGCGCACGTTTGTGCAGCGCAAGATGCTCGATGAGTACGGCCAACTGCCGTTACTTGAGGATTGCCCACGGGCGGTGCTCTGGTGCGAAGCGGATGCCTACGACCAACTGTTTCTGATACGCCTGCTTGCCAGCCTGGAACGCATGCCCCAGCGTCTGGAACTGATCCAGATCGACCATATGCCCGGTGTGCAACGATTCATCGGCATCGGCCAACTGGCGCCGGATGTACTTGCCTGGTTGTGGCCACAACGTCAACCCGTCACCCAACCCATGCTGCAACTGGCCCGACAAGCCTGGGTGGCCTACTGCGCACCCTCGCCAGAAACATGGGCGCAATTGGCACACCGCCGCGACTTGTGCCTGCCCCTGCTTGCACCGGCACTACTACGACAACTGCAGGAATTACCGGGATTGCACGATGGCTTGTCGCTGACTGAACGGTTGTCATTGCAGTTCATCAGCGAACAGGGTGAAGTGGCGTTTGCCCGCGTGTTTGCCGAACTGATGGGCAAACGAGAACCATTGCCGTACCTGGGCGACATGATGTTCCATGCGATGTTACGGCCCCTGATAGATTCACCGACACCGTTAATCAGCGAAACACAGACAGATTTGGAGTGGACGCGACGAACGCTGCGCTTGACTGCCCTGGGTGAACGAGTGCTGGCAGGTGACGCCAACTGGCTGCAACAACAAGCCCCCGAGCGTTGGGTAGGCGGCGTGCGACTGCTGGCCGGACAAGGACATTGGGCGCTGGACAAAGAATTATGGCCAGTATGGCGCCCATAA
- a CDS encoding FecR domain-containing protein gives MNRTSSPEARQLARVAAGWLALLDSGRASADDLQRLDHWRAADPRHEQVWQRAEGLRQRFQAVPQALAMASLDRPQSNRRTLLKRGLALAVLLPGGWVLSQQLPFAAWRADLRTAVGERRGVRLVDGSMLQLNTDTAVDLDMAQHRLSLIEGEIALSVSRAQAINVDFGLGRVATGQAQVCLRRDADSCRISVVQGAVRVRPEQGMALTLQYGDQLTLYADGSGAMGRFDPHLPDWRDGVLSVENQPLGQFLREVARYRPGVLRWEPALESFSVTGTFQLNDTDRILDLLAASLPLTVQTRSRYWVTLVARQASA, from the coding sequence ATGAACCGCACCAGTAGCCCCGAGGCGCGGCAACTGGCTCGGGTCGCGGCCGGTTGGCTGGCATTGCTCGATTCAGGAAGGGCAAGTGCCGATGATCTGCAGCGGCTTGATCATTGGCGTGCAGCCGATCCCCGTCATGAGCAGGTGTGGCAGCGCGCCGAGGGCTTGCGCCAGCGTTTTCAGGCCGTGCCGCAAGCGTTGGCAATGGCCAGCCTGGATCGCCCGCAAAGCAATCGTCGCACCTTGCTCAAGCGTGGCCTGGCCTTGGCTGTGTTGCTGCCAGGCGGTTGGGTGCTCAGCCAACAATTGCCCTTTGCAGCGTGGCGAGCGGATTTGCGTACTGCCGTCGGCGAGCGTCGGGGTGTGCGCCTGGTTGATGGCAGCATGCTGCAGTTGAATACGGACACTGCTGTGGATCTGGACATGGCGCAGCATCGACTGAGTTTGATCGAAGGTGAGATTGCCTTGAGCGTCAGTCGCGCGCAGGCGATCAACGTGGATTTTGGTCTTGGGCGCGTCGCGACGGGCCAGGCACAGGTCTGTCTACGCCGCGATGCTGACAGTTGTCGTATTTCCGTTGTGCAAGGTGCAGTGCGGGTACGTCCGGAACAGGGTATGGCGCTGACCCTGCAATACGGTGATCAATTGACGTTGTACGCCGATGGCAGTGGTGCCATGGGCCGTTTCGATCCGCATCTGCCTGATTGGCGCGATGGTGTGTTGAGTGTCGAGAATCAGCCGCTGGGGCAGTTTTTGCGTGAAGTTGCCCGTTATCGTCCGGGAGTTTTGCGCTGGGAGCCGGCGCTGGAGTCATTCAGTGTCACTGGTACTTTTCAGCTCAATGATACCGATCGGATTCTTGATTTGTTGGCGGCGAGTTTGCCGTTGACTGTGCAAACGCGCAGTCGCTACTGGGTGACTTTGGTGGCTCGGCAAGCCTCGGCTTGA
- a CDS encoding acetyl-CoA carboxylase: MAEQSVVTPLPGTFYRKATPESPCFVEPGAHVDADTVIGLIEVMKQFSELTAGVSGRLVDFQVEDGDPVEPGQVIATLQVE, translated from the coding sequence ATGGCCGAGCAATCCGTAGTCACCCCCCTCCCAGGGACGTTTTATCGTAAAGCCACCCCCGAGTCGCCTTGCTTCGTCGAGCCCGGTGCCCATGTCGATGCCGATACCGTCATTGGCTTGATCGAGGTGATGAAGCAGTTTTCCGAACTGACGGCTGGCGTCAGCGGCAGGCTTGTCGACTTCCAGGTAGAAGACGGCGATCCGGTCGAGCCCGGCCAGGTCATTGCCACCCTTCAGGTTGAGTAA
- a CDS encoding biotin-dependent carboxyltransferase family protein codes for MIKVLKPGLATSVQDLGREGYYHLGIPPSGALDQYALRAANLLVGNEPGAAALECTLLGPELQFSEDALVAFSGAYMAALLDEVQVPPDTAFEVRAGQVLRLSYPKVGARLYLAVAGGIDVPVVLGSRSTYTLGGLGGFNGRRLVAGDELPVGAPSGKGKVGASLPMALRQSLGGEVELRVVPGLYYDRLQPAAAASFFAEPWTVGSEADRIGYRFKGGSALSFQAREQPFGAGSDPSNIVDSCYPIGSIQVPAGLEPIILHRDAVSGGGYAMIGTVISADLDLVGQMQPNQKARFREVSLDDALAARQQYKKKLKRMAELFAG; via the coding sequence ATGATCAAGGTACTCAAACCTGGCCTGGCCACCTCTGTCCAGGATCTAGGCCGTGAAGGCTACTACCACCTGGGCATTCCGCCTTCCGGCGCGCTCGATCAATATGCCCTGCGGGCTGCCAACCTGCTGGTAGGCAACGAGCCTGGCGCCGCGGCGCTGGAGTGCACCTTGCTCGGCCCGGAACTGCAATTTAGCGAAGATGCCCTGGTGGCCTTCAGCGGCGCGTACATGGCTGCGCTTTTGGACGAGGTACAGGTGCCACCGGACACCGCCTTTGAGGTGCGTGCCGGTCAAGTGTTGCGCTTGAGCTACCCCAAGGTCGGTGCGCGACTGTATCTGGCGGTGGCAGGCGGTATCGATGTACCTGTAGTGCTGGGCAGCCGTTCCACCTATACCCTCGGCGGCCTGGGTGGTTTCAACGGCCGACGCCTGGTAGCGGGAGACGAACTGCCGGTAGGCGCTCCAAGCGGCAAGGGCAAGGTTGGCGCCAGCCTGCCTATGGCCTTGCGCCAGTCATTGGGCGGTGAGGTTGAACTGCGGGTGGTGCCGGGGCTGTACTACGACCGCCTGCAACCTGCTGCCGCGGCGAGCTTCTTCGCCGAGCCGTGGACGGTTGGCTCGGAAGCTGACCGTATCGGCTATCGCTTCAAGGGTGGCAGCGCCCTGAGTTTTCAGGCCCGCGAACAACCTTTCGGGGCAGGGTCGGACCCTTCCAACATCGTCGACAGCTGTTACCCCATCGGCTCGATCCAGGTGCCGGCGGGGCTCGAACCGATCATCCTGCACCGTGACGCGGTGTCTGGTGGCGGTTACGCCATGATCGGCACGGTGATCAGCGCGGACCTGGACCTGGTCGGGCAGATGCAACCCAATCAGAAGGCGCGCTTTCGTGAAGTTTCACTGGACGATGCCTTGGCAGCCCGTCAGCAGTACAAGAAAAAGCTCAAGCGCATGGCCGAGTTGTTTGCTGGCTAA
- a CDS encoding pyridoxal-phosphate dependent enzyme: protein MANDSRPAVLELIGNTPMVRVSRFDTGPCTLFLKLESQNPGGSIKDRIGLAMIDAAERDGRLRPGGTIVEATAGNTGLGLALVGRAKGYRVVLVVPDKMSTEKVLHLKAMGAEVHITRSDVGKGHPEYYQDVAARLTTEIPDAFFADQFNNPANPLAHECSTAPEIWAQMHHDLDAIVVGVGSAGTLTGLTRFFRRVQPDLSMVLADPVGSVMAEYSRSGKLGTPGAWAVEGIGEDFVPSIADLSSVRQAYSISDEESFEHARQLLRAEGILGGSSTGTLLAAALRYCREQTEPKRVVSFVCDTGTRYLSKVYNDQWMTDQGLLQFKHYGDLRDLIARRFEDGRVISVGPGDTLLTAFQRMRLADVSQLPVLENGQRLVGVIDESDILLGMHADPTHFSLPVASAMTDTLQTLPPSASLATLQAELDRGLVAIIADASGFHGLITRVDMLNHLRRSLP from the coding sequence ATGGCCAATGACTCCCGTCCGGCGGTACTCGAACTGATCGGTAATACACCGATGGTACGGGTCAGTCGATTCGATACCGGTCCGTGTACCTTGTTCCTCAAGCTCGAATCACAGAACCCGGGCGGATCGATCAAGGACCGCATCGGCTTGGCCATGATCGATGCGGCCGAGCGCGATGGCCGATTGCGTCCCGGTGGCACCATTGTCGAAGCGACTGCTGGCAACACCGGCCTTGGCCTGGCCCTGGTCGGCCGGGCCAAGGGTTATCGGGTAGTGCTGGTGGTACCCGACAAGATGTCTACCGAGAAGGTTCTGCACCTCAAGGCCATGGGCGCCGAGGTGCATATTACCCGTTCCGATGTCGGCAAGGGCCACCCAGAGTACTACCAGGATGTTGCCGCGCGCCTGACCACGGAGATTCCCGATGCGTTCTTCGCCGATCAATTCAACAACCCGGCCAACCCGTTGGCCCATGAGTGCAGCACCGCCCCGGAGATCTGGGCGCAGATGCACCATGACCTCGATGCCATTGTGGTCGGCGTCGGTTCGGCCGGTACCCTCACAGGCTTGACCCGCTTCTTTCGCCGGGTGCAGCCGGACTTGAGCATGGTGCTGGCCGATCCAGTGGGCTCGGTGATGGCCGAGTACAGCCGTAGCGGTAAGCTCGGGACTCCCGGAGCATGGGCAGTGGAGGGCATAGGTGAAGACTTCGTGCCGTCGATAGCCGACCTCTCCAGCGTGCGCCAGGCCTATTCGATCAGCGATGAAGAAAGCTTCGAGCATGCCCGTCAGTTGCTGCGCGCCGAAGGCATCCTCGGTGGGTCCTCGACCGGAACATTGCTTGCCGCCGCGCTACGCTACTGCCGTGAACAGACCGAACCCAAGCGGGTGGTGAGTTTTGTCTGCGACACCGGTACCCGTTATTTGTCCAAGGTCTACAACGACCAGTGGATGACCGACCAGGGCCTGCTGCAGTTCAAGCATTACGGCGACTTGCGCGACCTCATTGCCCGACGCTTCGAAGATGGCCGGGTGATCAGCGTAGGTCCCGGCGATACCTTGCTGACCGCTTTCCAGCGTATGCGTCTGGCCGATGTCTCGCAACTGCCGGTGCTTGAAAATGGCCAGCGCCTGGTCGGGGTGATCGACGAGTCGGATATTTTGCTGGGTATGCATGCCGACCCTACGCACTTCAGTCTGCCGGTGGCCAGCGCCATGACCGACACACTGCAAACCCTGCCACCCAGTGCCAGTCTGGCTACACTGCAAGCGGAACTCGACCGTGGGCTGGTAGCGATTATCGCCGATGCTTCGGGCTTTCATGGCCTGATTACCCGTGTCGACATGCTCAACCACTTGCGCAGGTCCTTGCCATGA
- a CDS encoding YegP family protein, whose protein sequence is MAGWFELGTSSDGQYRFVLKAGNGETILTSELYKAKASAESGIASVQANSGTDERYEKKEASNGKFHFNLKAANHQIIGSSQMYASAQSRDAGIASVKTNGSSKTIKDNT, encoded by the coding sequence ATGGCAGGATGGTTTGAGTTGGGCACCAGCAGCGACGGTCAGTACCGCTTTGTGCTCAAGGCAGGTAATGGCGAGACGATTCTTACCAGCGAGTTGTACAAGGCCAAGGCTTCTGCCGAAAGCGGCATCGCCTCGGTCCAGGCCAACAGTGGAACGGATGAACGCTACGAGAAGAAAGAGGCCAGTAATGGCAAATTTCACTTCAACCTCAAAGCAGCCAACCACCAGATCATCGGCAGCAGCCAGATGTATGCCAGTGCGCAATCACGCGATGCCGGCATTGCTTCGGTGAAAACCAACGGCAGCAGCAAGACCATCAAGGACAACACTTGA
- a CDS encoding 5-oxoprolinase subunit PxpA, with protein sequence MHAVDFNSDMGESFGPWTIGDGVDSELMAFISSANIATGFHAGDPGTMRRTLEQAKQLQVAVGAHPGFRDLVGFGRRHINAPAQELVDDIFYQLGALRELARIQGMNLQHIKPHGALYMHLARDEEAARLFVQTLHQLDPALMLYCMPNSATWRVAQELGQPTVREFYADRDYDLSGSIVFTRKVRALDPEEVAARVVRACQQGKVMTVEGQDLAIEFDSICLHSDTPGALALVQATRAALDAAGIRVATP encoded by the coding sequence ATGCACGCAGTCGATTTCAATTCGGACATGGGCGAAAGCTTTGGCCCCTGGACCATCGGTGATGGCGTGGACAGCGAGCTGATGGCTTTTATCAGCTCTGCCAACATCGCTACCGGTTTTCATGCCGGCGATCCCGGCACCATGCGTCGTACGCTGGAGCAGGCCAAGCAACTCCAGGTGGCGGTCGGTGCCCATCCAGGTTTCCGTGACCTGGTCGGTTTTGGCCGTCGGCATATCAATGCCCCGGCGCAGGAACTGGTTGACGATATCTTTTATCAACTTGGCGCCCTGCGCGAACTGGCGCGCATTCAGGGCATGAACTTGCAGCACATCAAGCCTCACGGCGCGCTGTACATGCACCTGGCCCGTGATGAGGAGGCCGCGCGGCTTTTTGTGCAGACCCTGCATCAGTTGGACCCGGCGCTGATGTTGTATTGCATGCCCAATTCGGCTACCTGGCGCGTGGCCCAGGAACTGGGTCAGCCAACCGTGCGTGAGTTCTACGCCGACCGTGACTACGACCTGAGCGGTTCGATTGTTTTCACCCGCAAGGTTCGGGCACTCGATCCCGAGGAGGTTGCAGCCCGCGTGGTGCGCGCCTGCCAGCAGGGCAAAGTGATGACGGTGGAGGGCCAGGACCTGGCCATTGAATTCGACTCCATTTGCCTGCACAGCGATACCCCCGGAGCCCTGGCGTTGGTCCAGGCCACGCGGGCGGCGCTCGACGCTGCGGGAATTCGCGTGGCAACCCCCTGA
- a CDS encoding acetyl-CoA carboxylase biotin carboxylase subunit, translating into MTQAITKLLVANRGEIAVRIIRAAKALGIPTVAACSEADVDSMAAQLADEVQVLGPARADRSYLNTEAVLSALKASGANAVHPGYGFLSENADFAQAVQACGAIFVGPDAQTIRQMGDKAVARRTAMLAGVPVVPGSEGELHDLPSAREAAAQVGFPLLIKASAGGGGRGIRLARDLAEFEHEFAKARGEAQAAFGNGGVYLERFIRQARHIEVQVLGDGQHAVHLFERECSLQRRRQKIFEEAPSPVLSTVQREALCASAVKLAQALNYRGAGTLEYLYDDVSGEFFFIEMNTRIQVEHPISEMITGIDLVQAMLRIASGEPLGLQQSDIVLRGAAIEMRVNAEDPTRDFFPSPGQVETLHWPQGEGIRVDSHLFSGYKVPAYYDSLLAKVIVHGNDRTQALQRARTALAQTTLTGMANTLALHRQLLEQPWLITAQFNTGTLETWLADPARHRCGDAS; encoded by the coding sequence ATGACTCAGGCAATTACCAAACTGCTGGTGGCCAACCGTGGCGAGATCGCCGTGCGTATCATCCGCGCCGCCAAGGCACTGGGAATACCGACCGTGGCAGCCTGCAGCGAAGCCGATGTCGACTCGATGGCAGCGCAACTGGCCGATGAGGTTCAGGTACTGGGCCCGGCACGCGCTGACCGTAGCTATTTGAACACCGAGGCGGTGCTCTCGGCCCTCAAGGCCAGCGGCGCGAATGCCGTACACCCAGGCTATGGCTTCCTGTCGGAGAACGCCGACTTTGCCCAAGCTGTGCAAGCGTGTGGTGCAATATTCGTCGGCCCCGATGCGCAAACGATTCGCCAGATGGGCGACAAGGCGGTTGCGCGCCGAACGGCAATGCTGGCTGGGGTACCGGTAGTGCCCGGATCAGAAGGCGAGCTGCATGATCTGCCAAGCGCACGAGAGGCTGCCGCTCAGGTTGGCTTCCCGCTGTTGATCAAGGCCAGTGCCGGTGGTGGCGGACGCGGTATTCGCCTGGCCCGCGACCTGGCCGAGTTCGAGCACGAGTTTGCCAAGGCACGAGGTGAAGCGCAGGCTGCATTCGGCAATGGCGGTGTTTACCTGGAGCGATTCATTCGCCAGGCCCGGCATATAGAAGTGCAAGTGTTGGGCGATGGCCAACACGCCGTGCACCTGTTCGAGCGTGAGTGTTCATTGCAGCGGCGCCGACAGAAAATCTTCGAAGAAGCGCCGTCACCCGTCCTCAGCACCGTGCAGCGTGAGGCTCTGTGCGCCAGCGCGGTAAAACTGGCCCAGGCCCTGAACTATCGAGGGGCGGGCACCCTTGAATACCTGTATGACGATGTCAGCGGCGAGTTTTTCTTCATTGAGATGAACACCCGCATTCAGGTCGAGCATCCGATCAGCGAAATGATCACTGGCATCGATCTGGTTCAGGCCATGTTGCGCATTGCCTCGGGTGAACCATTGGGCCTGCAGCAAAGCGATATTGTTCTGCGTGGCGCGGCCATAGAAATGCGTGTCAATGCCGAAGACCCCACGCGCGATTTCTTCCCCAGCCCTGGTCAGGTAGAGACGTTGCACTGGCCCCAAGGGGAGGGCATTCGCGTCGACAGTCACCTGTTCAGCGGCTACAAAGTGCCGGCGTACTACGATTCGCTACTGGCGAAAGTCATTGTCCATGGCAATGATCGTACCCAGGCGCTGCAGCGGGCACGCACGGCCTTGGCGCAAACCACGTTGACCGGCATGGCCAACACCCTGGCACTGCATAGGCAACTGCTGGAGCAGCCCTGGCTGATCACCGCCCAATTCAATACCGGCACCCTGGAAACCTGGCTGGCCGATCCGGCCCGGCATCGCTGTGGAGATGCGTCATGA
- a CDS encoding LysR family transcriptional regulator, which produces MSLTLRQVRYFVATAEIGQISQAALHLNISQSAVTTAIKELEALLGVTLFLRSAQGMSLTDAGRHFLNRAYVIQRSVEDALNSPLPDYRASGLLRVAASYTVIGYFLPHHLQRLGHWHPDVTIEVHEQERQAIELGLLEHRYDMAVVLTANLTHPDIVSETLFNSERRLWLPAHHPLCQRTAVSLADVAREPYILLTVDEAEQSAMRYWEHARQQPSVRVRTSSVEAVRSMVANGSGVAILSDLVHRPWSLEGKRIETVGLSDPVTPMSVGLAWHRERTFTPAMQAVRDYFHEAFLTPQQSLMRR; this is translated from the coding sequence ATGTCCCTCACATTGCGACAGGTTCGCTATTTCGTCGCCACCGCCGAGATCGGTCAGATTTCACAGGCGGCGCTTCACCTGAACATCTCCCAGTCGGCGGTGACCACCGCAATCAAAGAGCTCGAAGCCCTGCTTGGGGTGACCTTGTTCCTGCGCTCGGCGCAAGGCATGAGCCTGACCGACGCAGGCCGGCACTTTCTCAATCGTGCCTACGTGATTCAGCGCAGCGTCGAGGATGCCCTCAACAGCCCCCTGCCCGACTACCGCGCCAGTGGCCTTCTGCGTGTCGCTGCCAGCTACACAGTGATTGGCTACTTTCTCCCCCATCACCTGCAGCGACTTGGGCATTGGCATCCGGACGTGACCATCGAGGTACATGAACAGGAGCGCCAGGCCATCGAACTGGGCTTGCTCGAACATCGCTATGACATGGCCGTGGTGCTGACTGCCAACCTCACCCACCCAGACATTGTCTCCGAAACGCTGTTCAACTCGGAACGCCGCCTGTGGCTCCCTGCCCACCATCCATTGTGCCAGCGCACTGCCGTGAGCCTGGCTGATGTCGCCCGTGAGCCGTACATCCTGCTGACTGTCGACGAGGCCGAGCAAAGCGCCATGCGCTACTGGGAACATGCCCGCCAGCAGCCGTCGGTCAGGGTGCGTACAAGCTCGGTGGAGGCCGTACGCAGCATGGTCGCCAATGGCAGTGGCGTCGCGATTCTCTCGGACCTGGTACATCGACCCTGGTCGCTCGAGGGTAAACGCATCGAGACCGTGGGCCTGAGCGATCCGGTCACACCGATGAGTGTCGGCCTGGCCTGGCACCGTGAGCGCACATTCACGCCAGCCATGCAGGCAGTGCGAGACTACTTTCACGAAGCCTTCCTGACCCCGCAACAATCGCTGATGCGCAGATAG
- a CDS encoding allophanate hydrolase subunit 1, which produces MNRPIRYSFGADEHLFAEVSESMSLEAFFVGMAITRALEKLDLEGVLDICLANASFQIRFDPDLIDPQTLLDVVKTVEVKAVAERTLQTRIIEIPVLYNDPWTHETLMRFRDRHQDPSATDLEYAARINGLADVDAFVAAHSGAPWFVSMVGFVAGLPFMFQMVERERQLQVPKYLRPRTDTPKLTLGHGGCFGCIYSVRGAGGYQMFGVTPAPIYDPQQTLEYLKEHMVFFRPGDIVQFKPIDRQAYDQAVAEVDAGTFDLRIRPVEFSLDAFLADPVNYPKSLQEVLA; this is translated from the coding sequence ATGAACCGTCCGATTCGCTACAGTTTTGGTGCCGACGAACATCTGTTCGCCGAGGTCAGCGAAAGCATGTCGCTGGAAGCATTCTTTGTCGGCATGGCCATTACCCGTGCGCTGGAGAAACTCGACCTTGAGGGTGTGCTGGATATTTGCCTGGCCAACGCTTCTTTCCAGATCCGCTTCGACCCGGACCTGATCGACCCACAGACACTGTTGGACGTGGTTAAAACCGTTGAGGTCAAGGCGGTTGCCGAGCGTACCCTGCAAACCCGGATTATCGAGATTCCGGTGCTGTACAACGACCCCTGGACCCATGAAACCCTGATGCGTTTTCGCGATCGCCATCAAGACCCGAGCGCCACCGATCTTGAGTACGCCGCTCGCATCAACGGCCTGGCCGATGTTGATGCCTTTGTCGCCGCGCACAGTGGCGCGCCGTGGTTCGTGTCGATGGTGGGTTTCGTTGCAGGCCTGCCGTTCATGTTCCAGATGGTCGAACGCGAGCGTCAACTCCAGGTGCCCAAATACCTGCGCCCACGCACCGACACGCCAAAGCTGACCCTGGGGCATGGCGGTTGCTTCGGTTGTATCTATTCGGTACGCGGTGCCGGTGGGTACCAGATGTTTGGTGTCACCCCGGCGCCGATCTATGACCCGCAGCAAACCCTGGAATATCTCAAGGAGCACATGGTGTTCTTCCGTCCGGGTGACATCGTCCAGTTCAAACCGATTGATCGCCAGGCCTATGACCAGGCCGTGGCGGAGGTGGACGCAGGTACTTTCGATCTACGGATCCGGCCGGTCGAGTTTTCCCTGGATGCGTTTCTCGCTGACCCGGTCAACTATCCCAAGTCGTTGCAGGAGGTGCTGGCATGA
- a CDS encoding PLP-dependent aspartate aminotransferase family protein has product MSHHDESNASLGFATRVIHAGQSPDPSTGALMPPIYANSTYAQQSPGVHKGLDYGRSHNPTRWALERCVADLEGGTQAFAFASGLATIANVLELLDAGAHVVSGNDLYGGTFRLFERVRRRSAGHRFSFVDLTDLEAFEAALEEDTQMVWVETPSNPLLGLTDLVAVADICRQRGILCVADNTFASPWVQRPLELGFDIVVHSTTKYLNGHSDVIGGIAVAGNSELAERLGFLQNAVGAIAGPFDAFLTLRGVKTLALRMERHCSNALELAHWLERQPQVARVYYPGLVSHPQHGLARRQMHGFGGMISLDLNSDLAGARRFLENVNIFALAESLGGVESLIEHPAIMTHASIPAQTRAQIGIGDALIRLSVGVEDVEDLRADLAQALARI; this is encoded by the coding sequence ATGAGTCACCACGATGAAAGCAACGCTTCACTCGGCTTCGCTACCCGCGTGATCCATGCCGGGCAATCTCCAGACCCCTCCACCGGCGCCTTGATGCCGCCGATCTACGCCAACTCCACCTATGCCCAGCAGAGCCCCGGGGTGCATAAAGGCCTGGACTACGGGCGTTCGCACAACCCCACGCGCTGGGCGCTGGAGCGCTGCGTGGCGGACCTTGAGGGCGGCACCCAGGCCTTCGCATTTGCCTCTGGGCTGGCAACCATCGCCAATGTGTTGGAACTGCTCGATGCCGGGGCTCACGTGGTCTCCGGCAATGACCTTTATGGCGGTACCTTTCGCCTGTTCGAGCGGGTGCGTCGGCGCAGCGCCGGGCACCGTTTCAGTTTTGTCGATCTGACCGACCTGGAGGCTTTCGAGGCGGCCCTGGAAGAAGACACGCAAATGGTCTGGGTCGAGACGCCGAGCAATCCTCTGCTCGGCCTCACCGATCTGGTGGCCGTGGCCGACATCTGCCGCCAGCGCGGGATTCTCTGTGTCGCCGATAATACCTTTGCCAGCCCTTGGGTCCAGCGACCCCTGGAACTGGGCTTCGACATTGTCGTGCACTCGACCACCAAATACCTCAACGGCCACTCTGACGTGATCGGCGGGATCGCCGTGGCGGGGAACTCAGAGCTGGCCGAACGCCTGGGCTTTTTGCAGAACGCGGTGGGCGCCATTGCCGGGCCGTTCGATGCCTTTCTCACCTTGCGCGGGGTGAAGACCCTGGCCTTGCGCATGGAGCGCCACTGCAGCAATGCCCTGGAACTGGCGCACTGGCTGGAGCGCCAGCCGCAAGTGGCACGGGTTTATTATCCGGGGTTGGTCTCGCACCCCCAGCATGGCCTGGCGCGGCGGCAGATGCATGGCTTTGGCGGGATGATCTCGCTGGACCTCAACAGTGATCTGGCTGGCGCCAGGCGCTTTCTAGAGAATGTGAATATCTTCGCTTTGGCGGAAAGCCTCGGCGGAGTTGAAAGCCTGATCGAGCACCCGGCAATCATGACCCATGCCAGCATCCCGGCGCAGACCCGGGCGCAGATCGGTATTGGTGATGCACTGATTCGTCTGTCGGTGGGGGTGGAGGATGTTGAAGATCTGCGCGCGGACCTGGCTCAGGCGTTGGCGCGGATATAG